The following is a genomic window from Penaeus chinensis breed Huanghai No. 1 chromosome 7, ASM1920278v2, whole genome shotgun sequence.
ttctcctcctcctcctcccctcctcctcctcctcctcctcctcctcctcctcctcctcctcctcctcctcctcctcctcctcctcctccctccttttcctccttctttacctccttctccttcttctccttctcctcctccttttcctccctcttcctcccccttcttcccacttcctccctcttcctcccccttcctcccccttcctcccccttcctccccccaacaacaacaactacaacaaaaaactactactacttctattactactgtttCTTCTAATTCCCTTCTTacttcttcaccttcacctccctctccctctcctccctcctcttccaccacctcttcatgctcctccacctcttccctttccccctcctccaccccctcctcctccacctcctcttccacctcctcttccctttcccctcctccccctccccctcctcctaccttctccttttcctcctactgctccttttccttctccttctctcccttcctccttctctcccttcctcctccttctcccctttccccctccttctcctcctcctcctctcctcctcctcctcctcctcctcctcctcctcctcctcctcctcctcctcctcctcctcctcctcttcccctccttctcctccacctcttcctcttccttttcctcctcttcctcctttgtgtatgggtggatggatgggcttgtgtttgtatgcttgtgggtatatgcatttgtatgtaatttTGTTATTTAAATGTAGTGTTGATaggatttgcatttttttttttttttttcaaggaatgcAGGAATTACATGAATTAATATGCTGAAGATTAATTTTCCAATTgtttaataatttttttcttaaacattcATTTGATGCAGAACAAATTTGAATGCAGAAGATGCAACAGTGCTCTTGCTTTATTTTTGATTCATGGTTTACCAGATATATATTGAGTATAGTAACTTGACAAGTTATATGTTTTTTGAgtgcttttattatttatatacaaaaccaTACAAATTTTATTGGTAATGTGTTTTATATTTCAGGTTGCTGGGGAGATGACAAGTTATGTAATCAAAGCTCATGTGTGGCAAACAATAACCGAAACCACAGTTACTTCTGCTGTTGTACCGGTGGAATGTGTAATGAAGATGTGTCGGTGCCTGAAGTTGAGGAGAAACCTACTTCCGTAGTTAAAGGTTTGGAGATTAAAGTGATTTTGTGCATTGTGGACTTGGATTGTTTCATTCACAATTTCTTGACTTTAATGCATTCTAATTTCTTTGGCTGTATTAGGATTCGTTCATTTTGTAGGAAGATAGTTtggttgaaataatgataataatgataaggttgatGGAACATTGATaggatttttatcttttctttcctcccataACAGTGGATTCAGAGCAATCAACCGAAGATTCAGATCCATATATGTTGACTAAGATTCTTGTTGGAGGAGGATTCTTTGTGGTGGCTGTATTCTGTATAGTATCTGCTACTGTAGGATGGAAAAAATCCAGACCACCAACAAATCCTGTTCCCATAGAggaacctcctccttctccctgtattGATCTAGATTCTATCAAGATCTTAGAGAGTATTGGTGAGTTGACAGGAGTCTCAGCCTGCATTTTCTGAACTGTTGAAATTTCCAGTTGCCTGTTGATATAAGATGGATGTGTTGGGGAGAAATATGCAACATTCAGTTAAGTCAGAATAGCGACTACATTTAGGGTGTATTTTACGTGATGTTGTGAATATatctgtttttattcttttcaggCCATGGACGATATGGAACAGCCTATAGAGCCATTGTTCAGGGAGAGGAGGTAGCTGTCAAGATGTTTCCTCAGCATCATAAATCATcttatatgaatgaaaaatacatttattctcTGCCTTTAATGGAACATTCCAACCTTTTAAGATATCTTGGTAAGTTCTTGGTATTTTTtctggtaataatatcaattttgtaagaataaaaagatgataaaaaaatacttgataaatatatatgtatgcctatgtccATACTGATAAAATTTTACATTTTCACCCAAAAATAGGGAGTGGGGAACGTGCGGAACAAGATGGCAGTCCTTACTATTGTCTCGTGCTATCGTATTGCCCAATGGGCCGCTTGAGCACTTACCTTTCAGAAAATACTATTAGTTGGCCACAGTTTTGTCATATTGTCCTGAGTGCAACTCGGGGTTTGGCCCATCTACATTCAGATATCAGaaaaggaggtaagaggaagTATAAGAATGGTTATATAATCATCCTTAATGCAAgttattttacttttgttgttcttatcattatcactaataatcatcattactagtcttggtaatttgttattgttatttctaacaGAAATATTATGAGTGTCTGCTGACTGTTGTTATCCTCATTTCCCTTAACTCTTTGGCAGGTTTTGtccttattaaattttttttatagaattagaattgtgtgtgtgtttgtgtgtgtgtgtgtgtgtgtgtgtgtgtgtgcgtgtgcgtgcgtgtgtgcgtgcgtgtgtgcgtgcgtgtgtgcgtgtgtgtgtgtgtggttttatgtatgtgtaaatcttAATAATTTAATAGGATTTCCTTCTTTGTGTCTTTTCAGATATTGTAAAGCCATGCATCAGCCACAGAGACTTCAACACTCGTAACTTACTCCTCAAAGATAACATGACCTGTTGCGTGTCTGATTTAGGCTTTGCTATTCATACACAAGGAGCCAAGTACTTTGTCAATGGGGAGGAGCAGCATGCAGAAACATCATCACTGTCAGATGTGAGATATTAAATCCTATTAAGTTGTACATttttaataaaaaaggaaaaaaatctgattttattgatatatatatatatatatgtatatatatatatatatatatatatatatatatatatatatatatataatgtatgtatgtatgtatgtatatatgtatatatgtatatatatatatatatatatatatatatatatatatatatatatatatatatattttcatagataTGCAGTATGgttgataaaaagatatataaatagcattATTTTATGGAAGTTTTTCTACAATACagtatgtttttattcatgtacaGGGACATGCATGCCATGTCCCTGTACATGGCATGCCATAAAAAATATGTTAAGCACCAGAGGTTTCAGCAAAACAGTATTTGATGCTTGTTTGTTGCACCTCGCAGGAATGAATTGTTTTGGATATTGAATTAACAAATGGCTGGTGGGAAATAATAAGAGTGCACTTGCCTCTGTTTTGAGAGTTAATTTCAAGATTGTCCACATGTGCCAAAAAATTAGAAGGGTGGGAATTATATTTTTCCACCTTGTCCTTGATTCTAAACAAACTGAATATTAGTTTTCAATAAAAGCAGTGAAAAACTAGGGCTTTTGCTGATATTGCAAGGCCTTTACTTGAGAACTATTGGCATTTTAGCCACAAAACTATGCTTATTTAGCACTGTTTAGCAGAATTCTGGTCCACCTTTACCATGGCATGTTTAAAGCCCTCATGCAGTCAGTGGGTTAACACAGTTACAAATCTAAACACACTGGCTTAACTCATTAACTCATGCACTGTCTACTGTAGCTTTGCTTTGTCAGTTTTGTTTCCACATAGATGGTTTCATGAGTGCTTAGTTACTAAGGAGTCATTTGTTAGGTATACCTGACATCATCTGTTtgccccattcccattccttgaattttggggtaaatgtttttattttaatagtgttgtcattgttattgagtttattgttattattattaacccattcacccaggatttatgttctgtcccctgtagttttttgtgaatgctgTCACATACAGGTGGCTCCACATGttttcagccggcaaggagtccatcagtagccctagtgaccaatcctgatttccccattccttgaattggcagaaaaatgtgtttttctttttaatacagttgatatcgaaattgttattattgctattgatgttatgattattatattgttattaaaatctcgataacatttaagacaataaaataacgcaaaagaccctttccaaaagttgaggaaaagggtaaacaggtgagaaacgtaggactaataaccgactccttggtgactaagcacttgtagagccatctatgtgtatttacaatatataaacttgtattacattgggcttggcatgtattcttgccatacggggctATTGGGTTAACATTATTGTAGTTAAACTGATATTAAGGACTGTTTTAATCACTGTTTTGTTGTATGCTCTctgatatatgtatggtatatatatatatatatacatatatatatatatatatatatatatatatatatatatttttttttttttttttttttttttttttttttttttttcccttttctttctttctttttttctttattgtttcattGCATAATTTCTGTAACCTATTTATGGTTATGAAAAATTGATACAGCAATGTTGTATCATTACTAGCCATTGATGTGGCACTGCATCTGCTAGCTACTACTTATGAGCAGGAAGTCATCTAACTGGCAGGATCTTGTAGGGTATAGATGCCAAACACTTCCATACAAATAATTTAGTCTCTAAATCCCACATGACAGATACAAGAAGGGGTTCATGAACTAAGGAATTGGACTGTGGTACATGCATTGTCATCTGGGTTTTGTATTATTAAAttaatttacacatagatggtttcaAAAGAACTTAGTCACCAAGACGTGAATATATGAGGCCTACCTATCTTACTTatttaccccattccttgaactttcatgaaaaaacatatttttatgacatttattactactattatgattaccatcattattgtattacaatgttattaacaacaataatagtctgGGATAAACAAGTTAGAGGAAGTAGAcatagtaattgactccttgattCATTCCTGGCATGAACAAGGGAAGTCATATTATCAGGAAACCAGGAATAGGTGAAGctagaaaattaaaataagattttattttattatagcaACTCAGTTGTTGCTTTATATAGTAATCAAATAGTTACATTTAGTATATTAAAACTGACTCTTTTAGGTTGGTACTCTAAGATACATGGCTCCAGAGGTCCTTGAAGGTGCAGTAAATCTCCGAGACTGTGAGGCTGCACTGAAACAAATTGATATCTATGCCCTCGGTTTGGTGCTGTGGGAATGTGCTGCACGATGCCATGATTTGTATCAGGGTCTGCAAACTCCAACGTATATGTTACCTTTCCAGGAGGAAATTGGCAAgtactttatttgtttttgctaaAACTGTTAAGGTGGtcagattgtaatgataatgaggtgaaGACTATGGTTTTGTGATTACTTAGTGTTTGTGATTTgagagcaaaaagaagaaaaatcagtaATTATTAAATATACATCATTGTtagtaaatttttaaaaaatataccaCATAAGTTTTATGTAAATACTTTTGTTATGTAAGCACCTTTGTTATGTAAACACTTGATGTAAAACGTACATTTAAAACAAATCCtagtaataattcaaataatattttACATGCTGTATTCTTTCAGGTCTCCATCCAACATTTGAACGGGTGCAGGTCCTTGTGGCACGCAGGAAAGCACGTCCACTATTTCCTCCAGTGTGGAAAGACACTAATCCAGCCATCCGCTTGCTAAAGGAAACGATAGAGGACTGTTGGGACCATGATGCTGAAGCAAGGCTTTCAGCAATGTGTGTTGAGGGACGACTTGGAGAATTACCTGTGCTATGGGATAGATACAAatgtaggtttctctctctctctctctctctctctctctctctctctctctctctctctctctctctctctctctctctctctctctctctctctctctctctctctctctctccctctctccccccctctctccccctctccctctccctctctctctttctctctctccctctccctctccctctccctctccctctctctccctctccctctcccttgctctccccctccctctccctccctctccctctcctctcccttgctctccccctccctctctctccctctccctctctctccctctctgcctctccctctccctctccctctctctctctccctcctcctccccctccctctctctctctctctctctctctctctctctctctctctctctctctctctctctctctctctctctctctctctctccccctctctccccctctccctctccctctccctctccctctccctctctctctttctctctctccctctccctctccctccccctctctctccctctcccttgctctccccctccctctcttctccctctccctctctctccctctctgcctctccctctccctctctccctcctcctccccctacccctcctcctccccctcctcctcctcctcctcctcctcctcctcctccccctccccctccccctcccctctctctccctccctctctctgcctccctccctctctctccctctctctccctccctctccctccctccctccctccctccctccctccctccctccctccctccctccctccctccctccctccctccctccctccctctctccctctctctccctctctctccctctctctccctctccctccctctccccctctctccctctctttccctctatctccctctccctctctctccctctctctccctctctctccctctcccctctctccctctctctccctctctccctctctctcccctctctctccctctctctccctctcttcccctctctctccctctctctccctctctctccctctctctccctctctctccctctctctccctctctctccctctctctctctctctctctctctctctctctctctctctctctctctctctctctctctctctctctctctctctctccctctccctctccctctccctctccctctccctctccctctccctctccctctcccccacttcctccctccctctccctctctccatacatGACTATTTTTTGTGTTCATATAGTTAAACATTAAACTTGTTAAATAAGTATTAATCGAACAATGTTAAGTAATACTTACATTTTGCTTTACAGCAAGTTTAGGGGTGAATGGTGTTAGTCCAACCATAAATCCAATGTCCAATTTAGTCAGTCAACGTCAAGGAGAAATGTTTAGTGGGTTGGCTGGTAATGGCGGCAAGGTCATCAGCAATGCTCTCACTCCACGTGAGAAAGAGTCAAGTGTCTCTGAAACTACTGTAGAGACAACGCTCACTGCATCACCCTCAGAACCTCCTTCTGAACCTTGTCTTGGTAAGATCACTGGGCTAACTGAGGTTAAATAAAAACATCCTTATACTCTAGGGTTGTTTATCTTGAACTGATGTGACTATTGAACACTTAGTGCCTTTACCTattcagtattattgttgatgaATAATTTTAGTAGTAAAAACATTGAATAGCTGTATGGAATTAAATATGGTTGTGATCTGTATAAtttcacagattttttttctttctttgtttttgaagGTAGCCACGGAAATAATTTTTTGTTGTAACTGATTAGAGCCATTTAAATATTTAGTGCAAATTTGGCTGATTTCCTGTAAAATAACATTCTTCCTATTTTGCAGGGAAAAATCAGTTAGTTGGCACACTGCAGCCTCCAATGCCACCATTACAGCCCCACCAGGGAAGGAACCCATGCATGGAACGCAATCTTATAAGAGAAGTTCCCCAGGAACTCAGTGTTTCAGGCAACACACTTATTGATCATTTAAAATCAAATGATATTAACTCTATCAATACAATTAATTCTGTGAATTTATTAGATGCTTTAGATGTTCAACATGCTTTAGAATCCCATGAGCAATTAATGCCACTCCTAAATGGACATCCCAACACAGCTACTGTTGTACCACAGCCAAGGCCATCCTTCCCCCCACCAACCTTAGTACCACGGATACCACACTTACAGAATGAAGTTCGTTCCATTGACAACCAGCCAAAAAGACAGAATACAGCTGTTCGAGAGGAAGAGaatcacataaatacacagagcAGTGGAAAGGGAAGTTCATGGAGACGGTGGCGCACCACTTGGGAAGATCGCCTTAAGTCTCTCATTCCTCGCCGTCGTCACCACAAtagtgaggatgaggagagacaaGAGATTTTAATCACACCCACAAGTAGTAGTCTGTCAGAACCACCAACTCCAGTTACTGCAACGCAGTCCATAGCAGTCAATACAGCACACATGCCAATGCAGACAGAGGTGCTACTTACCAATGGTGGACCCCATACTGTGATCTCTCCCAATCATACATTAAACACACAACAGTCATCATTGCCCAATTATATTGCAGAGACAGAAATTGGCATAGCAAAACTACATTTACAGAATGGATTTGCACCTATCATAAGATCAAGGCAAGGATCAAACGATAGTGGATTAAATAAATCTAGTGAGAACAGTGTTAGCTTTGTAGATAGTGATAATTCTTGTGAGAAACTAAAGAGACCAACAACACTGTCTCTTCCTGAGAGGCCAAATCAGAGCCTTTTGAATAAAACCCTAAAACATAAGGTAAATCAGGACCCAGATCCAAAGACACAAAACACAACAGCAAGTGAAAATGCTCCAGCAGCAGACGATGAAGAATCTCCACCCTTACGGAAAGCAAAGCATAGAGTGAAGACACCTCGACGACCAATGAACCCACGTCTTTCACTGTATGATGATCGCATCATGGGATGCACTGAGAAAGATGGGAGTATGAAGTGTGAGAGTCATTTAGATGAAAGTTTGTCACACTCACTGCCCATTCACATGGATACAATTGAACAGCAGCAACCATTTCTGAAGCACACTGATTTGACATCCACAATGCCATCCCGCACGAAGAGCACAGCTACCCCTAGGCATTCCAAGTTGGCAAGTGTTGCTAACCACAGCAGGTCAAGCAGTCGGGGCAGCAGTCAAGGATCCCTTGGGCAGGAGCctactcaccctcctcctccccatcacaaGACTCAAGCAGCTGATACCCAGTGAGCTGCACACAGTGGCAGTTGTTGTAGTATGATATAACCCTCAAAGGGAATCATCCAGTGTATAGCTTTGTTATGTTGAAATGTTATATCTTCTGATGTAAATCAgaaacagtgatatatatatctcacaggACTAAGCccaggtgagtgtgtgtgatgttaaAGAATATTCCAGATTTTCATGGATAATGAATTATGCTGCCAGTAGTGTGGAAGATAAATATTTTATGGTTAGACTTACAGAACTGCATGTTGATAACATTTAATTTCAAGCTTTATGATTTATAAATTGTTTATAATTTTTGATTATGTAGTAGATGTATAAACAATTATAGCCCACAGATTCTGCAGGCAGGTGTAGCTTCCcttctcattatgattatatagaAAAATGCTTATTGTCTTTCCTTAACTTAAGAAACAGCCATTGTGCTTtcagtgtgaatatataaatatttttatccaAAACCTTAATAatccatgaagaaaaaaaattgaattgtCCTATCATTTAAGGTAGCTTATTCTAGTCTTCATTAAATTGACTGGTCAATGTTTATTTAAGGTTTAGAAATGTTCTGCCTTATTACAAAGACTTAATTTAATTCATGGAACTAAATCCTGTAATGCTACAGTTTTATAGTTTTCCTTGTCCAAGAATTGACAAGCAAGTCACAGTTCTTTATCATTCACTGTAAACTGTGTTCTTTGGAATGCTCTTAATGTAAAGTTGTTGATAGTGCCTGATAAGAAATGTTGATAAATGTTATGGAAATGAATATCAATTTTTATTTCCTAGTGTATTATGTATTTACGAATGGCAAAATAGGGCACGACTCAATGTATATCACTGGGATGGTTTTATGGCTTCAGTAATTaatttaatgatttttatttacCAATAGAAATTACTGAGCTTCCTATGCTTTTTAAAGCTGCTTAGTcactatgtatttattttaaggCAGATCCCATATTTATGGAAAGGATGGGGATAAGAAAATGGATTGTAAGTGATCATGATATTtaagtattttttaaatatttgcaaGGCAATATATGTTCAAGTTTTTAGTTTTGCATAAAAGgatgaaaaatatgtataacatAGCACTGTTATCAAACATCCCTGCTCTTACATCAGTTTGAACaggaaatatacaaaatatggTGTGTAATACACACCATATGTGTTTTGAATCTTTCTCAGCATAGTATTAATTAAAATCAGTTTCTGTTGTAAGGTTCTCTGTCAGAATACTTATTTTATAAAAGTGTACATTACTGTGTGATGATTTATCTAGCAGATAATTACAGTGGTAAAGGTGTACAAGCAGATAGTC
Proteins encoded in this region:
- the LOC125027029 gene encoding uncharacterized protein LOC125027029, which codes for MAGRYITLLACWAAVITGAVGEAAGSTTHTLCAYHISPTATDSEKTSDVTIVDGRSVIRCLETTNCFSYWKYEAEDNVTTVKWLAGGCWGDDKLCNQSSCVANNNRNHSYFCCCTGGMCNEDVSVPEVEEKPTSVVKVDSEQSTEDSDPYMLTKILVGGGFFVVAVFCIVSATVGWKKSRPPTNPVPIEEPPPSPCIDLDSIKILESIGHGRYGTAYRAIVQGEEVAVKMFPQHHKSSYMNEKYIYSLPLMEHSNLLRYLGSGERAEQDGSPYYCLVLSYCPMGRLSTYLSENTISWPQFCHIVLSATRGLAHLHSDIRKGDIVKPCISHRDFNTRNLLLKDNMTCCVSDLGFAIHTQGAKYFVNGEEQHAETSSLSDVGTLRYMAPEVLEGAVNLRDCEAALKQIDIYALGLVLWECAARCHDLYQGLQTPTYMLPFQEEIGLHPTFERVQVLVARRKARPLFPPVWKDTNPAIRLLKETIEDCWDHDAEARLSAMCVEGRLGELPVLWDRYKSSLGVNGVSPTINPMSNLVSQRQGEMFSGLAGNGGKVISNALTPREKESSVSETTVETTLTASPSEPPSEPCLGKNQLVGTLQPPMPPLQPHQGRNPCMERNLIREVPQELSVSGNTLIDHLKSNDINSINTINSVNLLDALDVQHALESHEQLMPLLNGHPNTATVVPQPRPSFPPPTLVPRIPHLQNEVRSIDNQPKRQNTAVREEENHINTQSSGKGSSWRRWRTTWEDRLKSLIPRRRHHNSEDEERQEILITPTSSSLSEPPTPVTATQSIAVNTAHMPMQTEVLLTNGGPHTVISPNHTLNTQQSSLPNYIAETEIGIAKLHLQNGFAPIIRSRQGSNDSGLNKSSENSVSFVDSDNSCEKLKRPTTLSLPERPNQSLLNKTLKHKVNQDPDPKTQNTTASENAPAADDEESPPLRKAKHRVKTPRRPMNPRLSLYDDRIMGCTEKDGSMKCESHLDESLSHSLPIHMDTIEQQQPFLKHTDLTSTMPSRTKSTATPRHSKLASVANHSRSSSRGSSQGSLGQEPTHPPPPHHKTQAADTQ